In a single window of the Halobaculum lipolyticum genome:
- a CDS encoding RNA methyltransferase, translated as MSERDAAGDDTAGDGAAGGGHGDREFVVVVVEPETPGNIGTIARAMKNFGLSDLKLVDPPEFGRESEAYGFAGHAREDVLPNAETVTFDEVVDTYHTVGTTAITGEDARRHVRFPFKTPAELRESLATVDTDTALVFGREGTGLNNEELERLDELISIPANPDYPVMNLGQAATVTLYELRSLFLDGYQLPEVEHERAPEHEIERFYEQFSAFLGQAESREHKRTRSERLIRRLVGRAHPTSKEATTLTGVFRRATDLLERADHSERERADGDR; from the coding sequence ATGAGCGAGCGGGACGCCGCCGGTGACGACACCGCCGGCGACGGAGCCGCCGGCGGCGGTCACGGCGACCGCGAGTTCGTCGTCGTCGTGGTCGAACCGGAGACGCCGGGCAACATCGGCACCATCGCGCGGGCGATGAAGAACTTCGGGCTGTCGGACCTGAAGCTCGTGGACCCGCCGGAGTTCGGGCGCGAGAGCGAGGCGTACGGCTTCGCCGGCCACGCCCGCGAGGACGTGCTCCCGAACGCCGAGACGGTGACGTTCGACGAGGTAGTCGACACCTACCACACCGTCGGCACCACCGCGATCACCGGCGAGGACGCCCGGCGACACGTCCGCTTCCCGTTCAAGACGCCCGCCGAGTTGCGGGAGTCGCTGGCGACGGTCGACACCGACACCGCGCTGGTGTTCGGCCGCGAGGGCACCGGGCTGAACAACGAGGAGTTGGAGCGACTGGACGAACTGATCTCGATCCCCGCCAACCCCGACTACCCCGTGATGAACCTCGGGCAGGCGGCGACGGTGACGCTGTACGAACTGCGGTCGCTGTTCCTCGACGGCTACCAGCTCCCCGAGGTCGAACACGAGCGAGCGCCCGAACACGAGATCGAACGCTTCTACGAACAGTTCTCGGCGTTCCTCGGGCAGGCGGAGTCGCGGGAGCACAAACGCACGCGCAGCGAACGCCTGATCCGCCGGCTGGTCGGCCGGGCGCACCCGACGAGCAAGGAGGCGACGACGCTCACGGGCGTGTTCCGGCGCGCCACCGACCTGCTGGAGCGGGCGGACCACAGCGAGCGCGAGCGCGCAGACGGCGACCGGTAG
- a CDS encoding MaoC family dehydratase → MSVFYEDVAVGEAESHGSYEVTREEVLRFAERYDPQWFHVDVDRAETESPYGGVIASGWHTAAMTMRLLVDGHLGDAATVGAKGVDDLRWRVPVRPGDTLRIEHEVLEKVPERPERGLVRARTRTFNGDDEEVFHMIGNVMYLRREDASSAPADDESDDVE, encoded by the coding sequence ATGTCGGTGTTCTACGAGGACGTCGCAGTCGGGGAGGCGGAGTCGCACGGCTCCTACGAGGTCACGCGCGAGGAGGTGCTCCGTTTCGCCGAACGGTACGACCCGCAGTGGTTCCACGTCGACGTCGACCGTGCCGAGACCGAGTCGCCATACGGCGGCGTGATCGCCTCCGGGTGGCACACCGCGGCGATGACGATGCGGCTGCTCGTCGACGGCCACCTCGGCGACGCCGCGACGGTGGGCGCGAAGGGGGTCGACGACCTCCGGTGGCGGGTCCCGGTGCGGCCGGGCGACACGCTCCGCATCGAACACGAGGTGCTCGAGAAGGTCCCCGAGCGCCCGGAGCGCGGGCTGGTCCGGGCGCGGACACGGACGTTCAACGGGGACGACGAGGAGGTGTTCCACATGATCGGGAACGTGATGTACCTCCGCCGGGAGGACGCGTCGAGCGCCCCGGCGGACGACGAGAGCGACGACGTCGAGTGA
- a CDS encoding glutamate--tRNA ligase produces the protein MDDDLRDRVRAEAETHALYNALKHGSDPEVGAIMGPLMGENPDFRPHGDEIPGVVAPVVAEVSGMDDDERRARLLELDPESVEELEAEDEEEDAVLPDLPNADEYDEIRMRLAPNPNGPWHLGSARMPAVIGTYKELYDGWMLCRFDDTDPETKRPDLDAYDEIIDAIEYLGFEPDEVLKASDRVETYYDHARDLIELEGAYTCSCPAEHFRSLKADAEPCEHRDKSVETVREEFEAMVDGDYSDGEMVLRVKTDIEHKNPALRDFVAFRMVDTPHPRPEAEQYRAWPMLDFQSGIDDHLTGVTHIVRGIDLQDSAKRQQFVYDYFGWEYPEVVHWGHVQIDAYDVPMSTSTIKARIDDGALTGWDDPRAPTLASVKRRGIRGEAIVDAMVDLGVSTSNVDLAMSSIYANNRDLIDDDADRRFLVRDAAESDADGRDRLPSGSVESFALAGDTPDAGHPPLHPNHEDRGDRDVPASGGVLLEADDVPAEGERVWLKGFGCVRRDGDALAWVGTDIALVREENVPVVHWVGAGDDEHVRVRLRTMDGDVVGYAEPGYADYDVDDVVQFERVGFARFDAAPADGDEFVAFYAHP, from the coding sequence ATGGACGACGACCTCAGGGACCGCGTGCGCGCCGAGGCGGAGACGCACGCGCTCTACAACGCCTTGAAGCACGGCTCCGACCCGGAGGTGGGCGCCATCATGGGCCCGCTGATGGGCGAGAACCCCGACTTCCGACCGCACGGCGACGAGATCCCGGGCGTGGTCGCGCCGGTGGTCGCGGAGGTGTCGGGGATGGACGACGACGAGCGTCGCGCGCGACTCCTCGAACTCGATCCCGAGTCGGTCGAGGAACTGGAGGCCGAAGACGAGGAGGAGGACGCGGTCCTCCCCGACCTCCCGAACGCCGACGAGTACGACGAGATCCGGATGCGGCTGGCGCCGAACCCGAACGGTCCGTGGCACCTCGGCTCCGCGCGGATGCCCGCCGTCATCGGGACGTACAAAGAGCTGTACGACGGCTGGATGCTCTGCCGGTTCGACGACACCGACCCCGAGACGAAGCGCCCCGACCTCGACGCCTACGACGAGATCATCGACGCCATCGAGTACCTCGGGTTCGAGCCGGACGAGGTGCTGAAGGCGAGCGACCGCGTCGAGACGTACTACGACCACGCGCGAGACCTCATCGAGCTGGAGGGCGCCTACACCTGCTCGTGCCCGGCCGAACACTTCCGCAGTCTCAAGGCCGACGCCGAGCCGTGTGAACACCGCGACAAGTCCGTCGAGACGGTGCGCGAGGAGTTCGAGGCGATGGTCGACGGCGACTACTCGGACGGCGAGATGGTGCTGCGCGTGAAGACCGACATCGAGCACAAGAACCCCGCGCTGCGCGACTTCGTCGCCTTCCGGATGGTCGACACGCCCCACCCGCGGCCGGAAGCCGAGCAGTACCGCGCGTGGCCGATGCTCGACTTCCAGTCGGGCATCGACGACCACCTCACGGGCGTCACCCACATCGTCCGCGGCATCGACCTGCAGGACTCCGCCAAGCGCCAGCAGTTCGTGTACGACTACTTCGGCTGGGAGTACCCCGAGGTCGTCCACTGGGGGCACGTCCAGATCGACGCCTACGACGTCCCGATGTCCACCTCGACGATCAAAGCGCGGATCGACGACGGCGCCCTGACCGGCTGGGACGACCCGCGCGCGCCGACGCTGGCGTCGGTGAAGCGACGCGGCATCCGCGGCGAGGCCATCGTGGACGCGATGGTCGATCTGGGTGTGTCGACGAGCAACGTCGACCTCGCGATGTCGAGCATCTACGCCAACAACCGCGACCTGATCGACGACGACGCCGACCGACGGTTCCTCGTCCGCGACGCCGCCGAGTCCGACGCCGATGGGCGCGACCGGCTCCCCTCGGGGTCGGTGGAGTCGTTCGCGCTCGCGGGCGACACCCCGGACGCGGGCCACCCGCCGCTGCACCCGAACCACGAGGACCGCGGCGACCGCGACGTCCCCGCGAGCGGGGGCGTCCTCCTCGAAGCCGACGACGTCCCCGCCGAGGGCGAGCGCGTCTGGCTCAAAGGGTTCGGCTGCGTCCGCCGCGACGGCGACGCCCTCGCGTGGGTCGGCACCGACATCGCCCTCGTGCGCGAGGAGAACGTCCCCGTCGTCCACTGGGTCGGCGCCGGCGACGACGAACACGTCCGCGTCCGCCTGCGCACGATGGACGGCGACGTGGTCGGCTACGCCGAGCCGGGGTACGCCGACTACGACGTCGACGACGTCGTCCAGTTCGAGCGCGTCGGCTTCGCCCGCTTCGACGCCGCGCCCGCCGACGGCGACGAGTTCGTCGCGTTCTACGCGCACCCGTAG
- a CDS encoding CoA-acylating methylmalonate-semialdehyde dehydrogenase — protein sequence MTMVDDIAAGEVAHNYVGGEWREATGDESGGVVNPATGEEIGSVGFSSAADEDEAVALANEAFESWSTTAVEERIQPLFRLKALLEEHQESLAEVLVTEHGKTKSEAMGEIRRGIENVEVACGIPTMMQAGHLPHAAPNIDETAVRQPLGTVVAVTPFNFPAMIPLWFLPYAVATGNTFVLKPSERDPFTADRIAALVDEAGFPDGVVNVVHGGPDTVNRLITHDGIEAVSFVGSTPIAKHVYETAAGAGKRVQAQGGAKNHVVVSANADLQFAAEQTCSSAFANAGQRCLANPVAVVEDAVYDEFAERLVAEAEAMAIGSGLDDDTDMGPLVSGPHRESVLEYVEAGVEEGAEVLLDGRERDVPEAGYHLGPTVFGDVDPDATVAREEIFGPVLALIRAEDFDDALSLVNRSQFGNAASLFTSDGGEARRFRLEIDAGNVGVNVGTAAAMAFFHFGGDKDSFFGDLHAQGDDAVRFYTDETVYIERWPDN from the coding sequence ATCACCATGGTCGACGACATCGCGGCGGGCGAGGTAGCGCACAACTACGTCGGCGGCGAGTGGCGCGAGGCGACCGGCGACGAGTCGGGCGGCGTGGTGAACCCCGCGACGGGCGAGGAGATCGGCTCTGTCGGCTTCTCCTCGGCCGCCGACGAGGACGAGGCGGTCGCGCTCGCCAACGAGGCGTTCGAGTCGTGGTCGACGACGGCCGTCGAGGAGCGCATCCAGCCGCTGTTCCGGCTGAAGGCGCTGTTGGAGGAGCACCAGGAGTCGCTCGCGGAGGTGCTCGTCACCGAACACGGGAAGACGAAGTCGGAGGCGATGGGCGAGATCCGACGCGGCATCGAGAACGTCGAGGTCGCCTGCGGCATCCCGACGATGATGCAGGCGGGCCACCTCCCGCACGCCGCGCCGAACATCGACGAGACGGCCGTGCGCCAGCCGCTCGGGACGGTCGTCGCGGTGACACCGTTCAACTTCCCCGCGATGATCCCGCTGTGGTTCCTCCCGTACGCGGTCGCCACCGGCAACACGTTCGTCCTGAAGCCCAGCGAGCGCGACCCGTTCACGGCAGACCGGATCGCCGCGCTGGTGGACGAGGCGGGGTTCCCCGACGGCGTCGTCAACGTCGTCCACGGCGGCCCGGACACGGTGAACCGGCTGATCACGCACGACGGCATCGAGGCGGTGTCGTTCGTCGGGTCGACGCCCATCGCGAAGCACGTGTACGAGACCGCCGCGGGCGCCGGCAAGCGCGTGCAGGCGCAGGGCGGCGCGAAGAACCACGTCGTCGTGAGCGCGAACGCCGACCTGCAGTTCGCCGCCGAGCAGACGTGTTCGTCGGCGTTCGCCAACGCCGGCCAGCGCTGTCTCGCGAACCCCGTCGCCGTCGTGGAAGACGCGGTGTACGACGAGTTCGCCGAGCGGCTCGTCGCCGAAGCCGAGGCGATGGCGATCGGCTCCGGGTTGGACGACGACACGGACATGGGACCGCTCGTCTCGGGACCGCACCGCGAGTCGGTGCTCGAGTACGTCGAGGCGGGCGTCGAGGAGGGCGCCGAGGTGCTGCTCGACGGTCGCGAGCGCGACGTGCCCGAGGCGGGGTACCACCTCGGACCGACCGTGTTCGGCGACGTCGACCCCGACGCGACGGTCGCGCGCGAGGAGATATTCGGTCCCGTGCTCGCGCTGATCCGCGCGGAGGATTTCGACGACGCGCTCTCGCTGGTGAACCGCTCGCAGTTCGGCAACGCGGCGTCGCTGTTCACGAGCGACGGCGGCGAGGCGCGGCGGTTCCGGCTGGAGATCGACGCCGGAAACGTCGGCGTCAACGTCGGCACCGCGGCGGCGATGGCGTTCTTCCACTTCGGCGGCGACAAGGACTCGTTCTTCGGCGACCTCCACGCGCAGGGGGACGACGCGGTCCGCTTCTACACCGACGAGACCGTCTATATCGAGCGCTGGCCCGACAACTGA
- a CDS encoding sensor histidine kinase: MTNDEERSPTESADERAVGDAGPEALLDPVLLDRMTDAVFALDDDWRFTYLNDAGHRVIREAATAAPDDELLGRRIWDVIPEAVDTEFYDRYVEAMETQDAVEFDAFYAPLSTWFEVRAYPSASGLSVFFRDVTAEHRQREVLETRQESLRTITETIADGDLSFEERVDALLAVGQDVLDTEYGTLSRIRDDRYVFEVVRGLDGVVETGDSIDLADTSCERVVATEGTLVLDDVERDAPDIAARAGNVEMGINCYLGVPVVVNDEVYGTFCFYDREPRTEPFADWQVTLVDLMAEWVSSALERQVVEENVRRQNDRLDEFATIVSHDLRNPLAIAIGQTELAAETCDSEHLRTAMRAHERMDQIVSDVLTMARTGTVVEDPESVDLAVVAPEAWATVDTGDATLVADDAPTVVADESRLVQLLENLFRNAVEHGGEDVTVTVSGIPGGFAVGDDGPGIPEADRDAVFDHGFTSREEGTGFGLSIVRQISEAHGWTVTVTESESGGARFEFVDADLV; this comes from the coding sequence ATGACGAACGACGAGGAGCGGTCCCCGACCGAGTCCGCCGACGAGCGAGCGGTCGGGGACGCCGGTCCGGAGGCGCTCCTCGACCCGGTGCTCCTCGATCGGATGACGGACGCGGTGTTCGCCCTCGACGACGACTGGCGGTTCACGTACCTGAACGACGCCGGACACCGGGTGATCCGGGAGGCGGCGACGGCGGCCCCGGACGACGAACTGCTCGGCCGACGGATCTGGGACGTGATCCCCGAGGCGGTCGACACGGAGTTCTACGACCGCTACGTCGAGGCGATGGAGACGCAGGACGCCGTCGAGTTCGACGCGTTCTACGCGCCGCTGTCGACGTGGTTCGAGGTGCGGGCGTACCCCTCGGCGTCGGGACTGTCGGTGTTCTTCCGCGACGTGACCGCTGAACACCGCCAACGGGAGGTGCTGGAGACGCGCCAGGAGTCGCTGCGGACGATCACCGAGACCATCGCCGACGGCGACCTCTCGTTCGAGGAGCGTGTCGACGCGCTGTTGGCGGTCGGCCAGGACGTGCTCGACACCGAGTACGGGACTCTGTCGCGCATCCGGGACGACCGGTACGTATTCGAGGTGGTCCGCGGGCTGGACGGCGTCGTCGAGACCGGCGACAGCATCGACCTCGCGGACACGAGCTGCGAGCGCGTGGTCGCCACCGAGGGGACGCTCGTGCTCGACGACGTGGAGAGGGACGCGCCGGACATCGCGGCCCGGGCCGGCAACGTGGAGATGGGGATCAACTGCTACCTCGGGGTGCCCGTCGTCGTGAACGACGAGGTGTACGGGACGTTCTGCTTCTACGACCGCGAGCCGCGAACCGAGCCGTTCGCCGACTGGCAGGTGACGCTCGTCGACCTCATGGCCGAGTGGGTGTCGTCGGCGCTGGAGCGGCAGGTCGTCGAGGAGAACGTCCGCCGGCAGAACGACCGGCTCGACGAGTTCGCGACGATCGTGAGCCACGACCTCCGGAACCCCCTCGCGATCGCTATCGGACAGACGGAACTGGCGGCTGAGACGTGCGACAGCGAGCACCTCCGGACGGCGATGCGGGCACACGAACGGATGGACCAGATCGTCTCGGACGTGTTGACCATGGCCCGGACGGGAACCGTCGTGGAGGACCCGGAGTCGGTCGATCTCGCGGTCGTCGCGCCGGAGGCGTGGGCGACCGTCGACACCGGCGACGCGACGCTCGTCGCCGACGACGCGCCGACGGTCGTGGCCGACGAGAGCCGGCTCGTGCAGCTGTTGGAGAACCTCTTCCGCAATGCCGTCGAGCACGGGGGCGAGGACGTGACCGTCACCGTGTCCGGGATACCCGGCGGGTTCGCCGTCGGGGACGACGGTCCCGGCATCCCCGAGGCGGACCGGGACGCGGTGTTCGACCACGGGTTCACCAGCCGCGAGGAGGGGACCGGCTTCGGGCTGAGCATCGTACGCCAGATCAGCGAGGCGCACGGCTGGACCGTCACCGTCACCGAGTCGGAGTCGGGCGGCGCGCGGTTCGAGTTCGTCGACGCGGACCTCGTGTGA
- a CDS encoding 30S ribosomal protein S13, whose product MSAEEPENAPDAEEDDEDLQYFVRIGQTDLDGTKSVERSLSDMNGIGQRTARLVAEAADVDRTATFGRLDQDDIDSVVDVVENFSEHVPEWMVNRQKDFFTGETAHIVGSDLDEKRRHDINRMKMINSYKGTRHKRGQKVRGQRTKSTGRTEGTIGVNVEEIREEQAEEEAAAGDDE is encoded by the coding sequence ATGAGTGCAGAAGAACCAGAGAACGCGCCCGACGCGGAGGAAGACGACGAGGACCTCCAGTACTTCGTCCGGATCGGCCAGACGGACCTGGACGGGACGAAGTCCGTCGAGCGCAGCCTCAGTGACATGAACGGCATCGGCCAGCGCACGGCGCGCCTGGTGGCCGAGGCCGCCGACGTGGACCGAACGGCCACGTTCGGCCGCCTCGATCAGGACGACATCGACAGCGTCGTCGACGTCGTCGAGAACTTCTCCGAGCACGTGCCCGAGTGGATGGTCAACCGGCAGAAGGACTTCTTCACCGGCGAGACCGCCCACATCGTTGGCTCCGACCTCGACGAGAAGCGCCGCCACGACATCAACCGGATGAAGATGATCAACTCCTACAAGGGCACCCGCCACAAGCGGGGCCAGAAGGTCCGCGGGCAGCGGACCAAGTCCACGGGTCGTACCGAGGGCACCATCGGAGTGAACGTCGAGGAGATCCGCGAAGAGCAGGCGGAAGAGGAAGCCGCCGCGGGTGACGACGAATGA
- a CDS encoding 30S ribosomal protein S4, giving the protein MSTGTSTKRYETPNHPYQGERIDEESDLLSRYGLKNKEELWRAQSELRRYRREARRLIGESQGDVDAANEAGADFVARLQRLGILDDTESITDVLSLDVTDVLERRLQTVAYRKGVGNSPKQARQFILHGHVVVGDARVTRPSYKVETAEEDLVDFDEISPLADELHPERAEGQ; this is encoded by the coding sequence ATGAGCACCGGAACCTCCACCAAGCGCTACGAGACGCCGAACCACCCGTACCAGGGCGAGCGCATCGACGAGGAGTCGGACCTGCTCTCCCGCTACGGCCTGAAGAACAAAGAGGAACTGTGGCGCGCGCAGTCGGAACTGCGCCGCTACCGCCGCGAGGCGCGACGCCTCATCGGCGAGTCGCAGGGCGACGTCGACGCCGCCAACGAGGCCGGCGCCGACTTCGTCGCGCGGCTCCAGCGCCTCGGCATCCTCGACGACACCGAGTCGATCACGGACGTCCTGTCGCTGGACGTGACGGACGTGCTCGAACGCCGCCTCCAGACGGTCGCCTACCGGAAGGGCGTCGGCAACTCGCCGAAGCAGGCGCGACAGTTCATCCTCCACGGCCACGTGGTCGTCGGGGACGCCCGCGTCACGCGCCCCTCCTACAAGGTCGAGACCGCCGAGGAGGACCTCGTCGACTTCGACGAGATCAGCCCGCTCGCGGACGAACTCCACCCCGAACGCGCGGAGGGTCAGTAA
- a CDS encoding 30S ribosomal protein S11 has translation MSESENNTESRWAIANVFASFNNTLITVTDITGAETLIKSSGGAVVKQNRDEASPYAAMQMAEGVAEQLKAQGIEGVHVRIRGPGGNAQKSPGPGAQPTIRALARAGIEIGRIEDVTPIPHDGTRAPKKNRL, from the coding sequence ATGAGCGAATCCGAGAACAACACCGAGAGCCGCTGGGCGATCGCGAACGTGTTCGCGTCGTTCAACAACACGCTCATCACGGTGACCGACATCACGGGGGCCGAGACGCTGATCAAGTCCTCGGGCGGCGCCGTGGTGAAGCAGAACCGCGACGAGGCGTCGCCGTACGCGGCCATGCAGATGGCCGAGGGCGTCGCCGAGCAGCTGAAGGCGCAGGGTATCGAGGGCGTCCACGTCCGCATCCGCGGACCCGGCGGGAACGCCCAGAAGTCCCCCGGGCCGGGCGCGCAGCCGACGATCCGCGCGCTCGCCCGTGCCGGGATCGAGATCGGTCGCATCGAGGACGTGACCCCGATCCCCCACGACGGGACGCGAGCGCCCAAGAAGAACCGACTGTAA
- a CDS encoding DNA-directed RNA polymerase subunit D, which yields MADDFDVEVVTRDDRSARLLVRGLTPAVANGLRRTMLSEVPTFSIDTVRFVENSSVMFDEMVGLRLGLVPLTTPLDDYELGDTVTLALDVEGPATAYSGDIETSDDLVQPADENVPIIELKEGQRLEFEADAVLDSGKEHAKHQGGVAVGYRHLQRVEVVGDADEFDEEEPNILRGVIETEDGELVHTDEFGADLTERYPGKELEITDVPEAFVFHIESDGSLPVDELTLRAVQSLRDRADELAEKVAV from the coding sequence ATGGCAGACGACTTCGACGTCGAGGTAGTCACCCGAGACGACCGCTCGGCGCGCCTGCTCGTGCGCGGGCTCACCCCCGCGGTCGCGAACGGCCTGCGCCGGACGATGCTGTCGGAAGTGCCGACGTTCTCGATCGACACCGTCCGGTTCGTCGAGAACTCGTCGGTGATGTTCGACGAGATGGTCGGGCTGCGTCTGGGGCTGGTGCCCCTGACGACGCCGCTCGACGACTACGAGCTGGGCGACACCGTCACCCTCGCGCTCGACGTCGAGGGACCGGCGACCGCCTACTCGGGCGACATCGAGACGTCCGACGACCTCGTCCAGCCCGCCGACGAGAACGTCCCCATCATCGAGCTGAAGGAGGGACAGCGCCTGGAGTTCGAGGCCGACGCGGTGCTCGACTCCGGCAAGGAACACGCCAAACACCAGGGCGGCGTGGCCGTCGGCTACCGGCACCTCCAGCGCGTCGAGGTCGTCGGCGACGCCGACGAGTTCGACGAGGAGGAGCCGAACATCCTCCGCGGCGTCATCGAGACGGAGGACGGCGAACTCGTCCACACCGACGAGTTCGGCGCCGACCTCACCGAGCGGTATCCGGGCAAGGAGCTCGAGATCACCGACGTGCCGGAGGCGTTCGTCTTCCACATCGAGTCCGACGGCTCGCTGCCCGTGGACGAACTCACCCTCCGTGCGGTCCAGTCGCTTCGCGACCGCGCGGACGAACTAGCTGAGAAGGTCGCAGTTTAA
- a CDS encoding 50S ribosomal protein L18e: MSSSKTNPRLQNLIAELKSVARSSDANVWQDVADRLEKPRRTHAEVNLGRIERYANEDETVVVPGKVLGSGVLRKDVTVAAVDFSGTAETKIDQAGEAVRLEEALSNNPEGTDVRVIR; encoded by the coding sequence ATGAGTAGTAGCAAGACTAATCCGAGACTTCAGAACCTCATCGCCGAACTGAAGTCGGTCGCGCGGTCGTCCGATGCCAACGTCTGGCAGGACGTCGCCGACCGGCTCGAAAAGCCGCGGCGCACGCACGCGGAGGTCAACCTCGGCCGCATCGAGCGGTACGCCAACGAGGACGAGACCGTCGTCGTGCCGGGCAAGGTGCTCGGCTCGGGCGTGCTCCGTAAGGACGTCACCGTCGCCGCCGTCGACTTCTCCGGCACCGCCGAGACGAAGATCGACCAGGCCGGCGAGGCCGTCCGGCTGGAGGAAGCGCTGTCGAACAACCCCGAAGGGACCGACGTACGGGTGATCCGATGA
- a CDS encoding 50S ribosomal protein L13, whose product MSLAEFEADVVVDGRDAIVGRVASQVAQRALDGERVAIVNAERAVITGNTEFTMEKFRTRANLGSDSGPYYPKRPDRIFKRSVRGMLPYKTTKGREAFENVRVYVGNPFDSETVSPDEDAPEAEVLEGTSLDRLSNIKFTTLGEIAEDLGANVTW is encoded by the coding sequence ATGAGTCTCGCAGAGTTCGAGGCCGACGTGGTCGTCGACGGACGCGACGCCATCGTGGGTCGCGTCGCGTCGCAGGTCGCACAGCGCGCGCTCGACGGCGAGCGCGTCGCGATCGTCAACGCCGAGCGCGCCGTGATCACGGGTAACACCGAGTTCACGATGGAGAAGTTCCGTACGCGCGCCAACCTCGGCTCCGACTCGGGACCGTACTACCCGAAGCGACCGGACCGCATCTTCAAGCGGTCCGTCCGCGGGATGCTGCCGTACAAGACCACGAAGGGTCGCGAGGCGTTCGAGAACGTCCGCGTGTACGTCGGCAACCCGTTCGACTCCGAGACCGTCTCGCCCGACGAGGACGCGCCGGAGGCCGAGGTGCTGGAAGGCACCTCGCTCGACCGACTGTCGAACATCAAGTTCACCACCCTCGGCGAGATCGCCGAGGACCTGGGGGCCAACGTCACATGGTAA
- a CDS encoding 30S ribosomal protein S9, with product MVTNTSGKKKTAVARATVTDGEGRVRIDSQPVELVEPEMARLKMLEPFRVAGEDLRSEVDVDVTVNGGGFAGQADAVRTAIARGLVEHRNDAELRDAFMEFDRSLLVNDSRQSEPKKWGGPGARARYQKSYR from the coding sequence ATGGTAACGAACACGTCCGGAAAGAAGAAGACCGCAGTCGCCCGCGCGACCGTCACCGACGGCGAAGGGCGCGTGCGTATCGACTCCCAGCCCGTCGAGCTGGTCGAACCGGAGATGGCCCGCCTGAAGATGCTGGAGCCGTTCCGCGTCGCCGGCGAGGACCTCCGCTCGGAGGTCGACGTCGACGTCACCGTCAACGGCGGCGGCTTCGCGGGGCAGGCCGACGCGGTCCGCACCGCCATCGCCCGCGGCCTGGTGGAGCACCGCAACGACGCGGAACTCCGCGACGCGTTCATGGAGTTCGACCGCTCCCTGCTGGTCAACGACTCCCGGCAGAGTGAACCCAAGAAGTGGGGCGGGCCCGGCGCGCGTGCTCGCTACCAGAAGTCGTACCGCTGA
- a CDS encoding DNA-directed RNA polymerase subunit N has translation MMIPVRCFTCGNVIGEHWEEFKARAREGEEDPSEVLDELGVNRHCCRRMMVSHTDLVDVVSPYQ, from the coding sequence ATGATGATCCCTGTCCGGTGTTTCACGTGCGGCAACGTCATCGGTGAACACTGGGAGGAGTTCAAAGCCCGCGCCCGCGAGGGCGAGGAGGACCCGTCGGAGGTCCTCGACGAGCTGGGCGTCAACCGCCACTGCTGTCGGCGGATGATGGTGAGTCACACCGACCTCGTGGACGTCGTCTCCCCCTACCAATGA
- a CDS encoding DNA-directed RNA polymerase subunit K — MSGNLQYNRYEKARILGARALQLAYGAPVLVDSDQSEPILIAAEEYDAGVLPFTVRREGK; from the coding sequence ATGAGCGGGAACCTCCAGTACAACCGGTACGAGAAGGCCCGCATCCTGGGCGCGCGAGCGCTGCAGCTGGCGTACGGTGCGCCGGTGCTCGTCGACAGCGACCAGTCGGAGCCGATCCTCATCGCGGCCGAGGAGTACGACGCCGGCGTGTTGCCGTTCACCGTCCGGCGGGAGGGCAAGTAG